A portion of the Pirellulales bacterium genome contains these proteins:
- a CDS encoding TetR/AcrR family transcriptional regulator: protein MPAQSTTTQKVAEQAATRTPATADSAPGKREERRQAIIEAAARLFAEQGYTACEMERVAAELGIAKGTLYLYFSSKEALFYACVDAGMKQMQSAVLQAADEANNPVDRIARGIRAYLQFFEDHPEHVELLIQERANFKGRSRPTYFEYRDQNREKWRPVHEEMIATGRYRGDIPVERIMDAIGNLLYGTMFTNHFVGRAVSLNEQYQSLLEILMRGLLSEEERAAQAHQPLTVQGEAK, encoded by the coding sequence ATGCCAGCACAGTCAACCACAACTCAAAAGGTGGCCGAACAAGCGGCCACCCGCACGCCCGCGACCGCCGACAGCGCACCGGGTAAACGTGAGGAACGTCGCCAGGCCATTATCGAGGCCGCGGCCCGCCTCTTTGCCGAACAGGGGTACACGGCTTGCGAAATGGAGCGCGTCGCCGCCGAACTGGGCATCGCCAAGGGAACCCTGTATCTCTACTTTTCCAGCAAGGAGGCGCTCTTCTACGCCTGCGTTGATGCCGGCATGAAGCAGATGCAAAGCGCCGTGTTGCAGGCGGCCGACGAAGCGAACAATCCGGTCGATCGAATTGCCCGAGGCATTCGCGCTTATTTGCAATTCTTCGAGGACCATCCCGAGCACGTCGAGCTGTTGATTCAAGAACGGGCGAATTTCAAGGGCCGCAGCCGGCCCACGTATTTCGAGTACCGCGACCAGAACCGGGAAAAGTGGCGACCGGTACATGAAGAAATGATCGCCACAGGGCGTTATCGCGGCGACATTCCCGTCGAGCGCATCATGGACGCCATCGGCAATTTGCTGTACGGCACCATGTTCACGAACCATTTCGTCGGCCGAGCGGTTTCGCTGAACGAGCAGTATCAGTCGCTGCTGGAAATCTTGATGCGCGGCCTGCTCAGCGAAGAGGAGCGCGCCGCCCAAGCTCACCAACCGCTAACGGTTCAAGGTGAGGCGAAATAA
- a CDS encoding DUF2092 domain-containing protein: protein MHPRWNHQALSLFASLLLLVATCARVLAEEQPAAPAIDPQAAKVLSDWGKYTAQLQGFSATIKASMEARQGELSQEREVTTQVTAQRPNKLSLNLKTGQDSADLVCDGKSLTVSLTTAKKYFIDETAERVSSWSKILENPIAAAIITQGNAGAIMAALFADDPNAKLLSSIESATYGGEVMLDGTKCHLIQAVGKDTDWQLWIDAGPKPLLRQFVPDLNKAMAKLAAAQGRQAPADLRIKSTSVFTDWKENPTLAADTFAFSPPLGAVKIDNPADQVEPLHPLLGKVAPPINLDLLGGGKLDLASLKDKNIVILDFWATWCGPCKRAMPIIEKVADEYKKKGVRLYAVNLEESAEDVQHFAEQSGITATIALDSAGTAARDYQAQAIPQTVLVGKNGTVQVVHVGLLPDLENQLRKELDALLAGKDLAAEAKAKAEKGKPSAAEPVTDDK from the coding sequence ATGCACCCGCGTTGGAATCACCAGGCATTGAGCCTTTTCGCCAGCCTGTTACTCCTCGTCGCCACCTGCGCGCGCGTTCTGGCCGAAGAACAACCCGCCGCCCCGGCCATCGATCCCCAGGCAGCCAAGGTCCTGAGCGACTGGGGCAAGTACACGGCCCAGTTGCAAGGATTTAGCGCGACGATCAAGGCTTCGATGGAGGCCCGGCAAGGAGAATTGTCGCAAGAGCGCGAAGTCACCACGCAAGTGACGGCGCAGCGTCCCAACAAGCTTTCTCTCAACTTGAAAACCGGTCAGGATTCGGCCGACCTGGTTTGCGATGGCAAATCGCTTACGGTGTCGCTGACCACGGCCAAGAAGTACTTCATCGACGAAACGGCAGAACGCGTCAGCAGCTGGTCCAAGATCCTGGAGAATCCCATCGCCGCCGCCATCATTACGCAAGGGAACGCAGGCGCCATCATGGCCGCGCTGTTCGCGGACGACCCAAACGCGAAGCTGCTATCGTCCATTGAATCAGCCACCTACGGCGGCGAGGTCATGCTCGACGGCACGAAATGCCATCTGATCCAGGCCGTCGGCAAGGACACAGACTGGCAACTGTGGATCGACGCCGGCCCTAAGCCGCTCTTGCGCCAATTCGTTCCCGACCTGAACAAGGCCATGGCGAAACTGGCCGCGGCACAAGGCAGGCAGGCGCCGGCCGATTTGCGCATCAAATCGACGTCCGTCTTTACCGATTGGAAGGAGAACCCCACGCTTGCGGCTGACACCTTCGCTTTCAGCCCACCCCTGGGCGCCGTCAAGATCGATAACCCGGCCGACCAGGTCGAGCCGCTGCACCCGCTGCTGGGAAAAGTGGCGCCGCCGATCAATCTCGATCTGCTCGGAGGCGGCAAGCTCGACCTGGCCAGTCTGAAGGACAAGAACATCGTGATCCTCGACTTCTGGGCCACGTGGTGTGGACCGTGCAAACGGGCCATGCCGATCATTGAAAAAGTCGCCGACGAATATAAGAAAAAGGGCGTCCGCCTTTACGCCGTGAACCTTGAAGAATCTGCGGAAGACGTGCAACATTTCGCCGAGCAGTCGGGCATTACCGCCACGATTGCCCTCGATTCCGCCGGAACCGCGGCGCGTGATTATCAAGCCCAGGCCATTCCGCAGACCGTGCTCGTCGGCAAGAACGGTACCGTGCAGGTTGTTCACGTCGGCCTGCTGCCCGATCTGGAGAATCAACTGCGCAAGGAGCTGGACGCGCTCTTGGCGGGCAAGGACCTGGCGGCCGAAGCGAAAGCCAAGGCCGAGAAGGGTAAGCCATCCGCGGCCGAGCCTGTCACGGACGACAAGTAG
- a CDS encoding DUF1361 domain-containing protein codes for MHFDLETVRRVLEPDFGMGWNAVLALVPLALAILLFPPRWRRGVLWWLGVVVFCLFLPNSAYTLTDVLHLVHRIRREPYIPVWSVALVLIPQYAVFMLAGWQAHVLSIMRATDYLRALGRTRLVIPSELTLNLLVALGIYLGRFQRFNSWDVVGRPEKLAFTTIDDFTRRYPWELILATFGVLCVLYYATKIIDRALIEYGQQRF; via the coding sequence ATGCATTTCGATTTGGAGACGGTTCGCCGCGTGCTCGAGCCCGACTTCGGGATGGGGTGGAACGCCGTGCTGGCCCTGGTCCCTTTGGCGCTGGCGATTCTGCTGTTTCCGCCGCGCTGGCGGCGCGGGGTCCTGTGGTGGCTGGGGGTTGTGGTGTTTTGCCTCTTTCTGCCGAATTCGGCCTACACGCTGACCGACGTCTTGCACCTGGTACACCGTATTCGCCGTGAGCCGTACATTCCCGTGTGGAGCGTGGCGCTGGTACTGATTCCGCAATACGCGGTCTTCATGCTGGCCGGCTGGCAGGCCCATGTCCTATCGATCATGCGCGCGACGGACTACTTGCGCGCCCTGGGGCGCACGCGACTGGTGATACCGAGCGAGCTGACGCTGAACCTGTTGGTGGCGCTGGGGATTTACCTGGGGCGCTTTCAGCGCTTCAACAGCTGGGACGTCGTCGGGCGGCCGGAGAAGCTGGCCTTTACGACAATCGACGATTTCACGCGCCGCTACCCCTGGGAGCTGATCTTGGCAACTTTCGGCGTGCTGTGCGTGTTGTACTACGCCACGAAAATCATCGACCGGGCACTGATCGAATACGGCCAACAACGCTTTTAG
- a CDS encoding amidohydrolase: MKESTAHGRIARAGLIVAILAAALLGNTIASRADKAALPSAIDRRADATWKAALQIWEWAEPGYQEEKSSALLANMLEAEGFEVERGVAGIPTAFTATAGSGRPVIAILGEYDALPGLSQQAVPERAPRVPGGYGQACGHHLFGAASAAAAIAVAEELKKEKLSGTVRFYGCPAEEGGAAKTFMVRAGLFNDVDAALHWHPGNRNAAGDATCLARIAAKFRFRGTSAHAAASPEQGRSALDAVELTNHASELLREHTPDLTRIHHVITAGGGAPNVVPDFAEVWFYVRHPQADVAKSVYQRLLKCAEAGALATETKLEVDYLGGTHELVPNDILSRITLANLRELNDLSFTPEEELFAARIATTLAKPAPLDGLREVTDFKGGQNKGSTDVGDVSCVVPTTGFSTVCWVPGTPGHSWQATAAGGTTIGRKGMLLAAKVLAATAYDLSTNPEAVAAAKDELARRVGAEGYQTLLVPGQKPPLDYRKAPVATSVAE, from the coding sequence ATGAAAGAATCCACCGCTCACGGCCGCATCGCCCGGGCTGGTTTGATCGTGGCCATTCTTGCCGCCGCATTGCTTGGCAACACGATCGCCAGCCGCGCCGACAAGGCCGCCCTCCCCTCGGCCATCGATCGGCGTGCCGACGCCACCTGGAAGGCCGCCCTGCAAATCTGGGAATGGGCCGAGCCCGGGTACCAGGAAGAAAAATCCTCGGCCCTGTTGGCCAACATGCTCGAGGCCGAGGGCTTCGAGGTCGAACGCGGCGTAGCCGGAATTCCCACCGCCTTCACGGCCACGGCCGGCAGTGGGCGCCCCGTGATCGCGATCCTGGGCGAGTACGACGCCCTACCGGGCTTGTCGCAACAAGCCGTGCCCGAGCGAGCGCCGCGCGTGCCGGGCGGCTACGGCCAGGCGTGCGGGCATCATCTATTTGGCGCTGCCTCGGCCGCTGCCGCGATCGCCGTGGCCGAGGAACTAAAGAAAGAAAAGCTATCCGGGACGGTGCGCTTTTATGGTTGCCCGGCCGAGGAAGGGGGCGCGGCGAAAACGTTCATGGTTCGCGCCGGCTTGTTCAACGATGTCGACGCAGCGCTGCACTGGCACCCCGGCAACCGTAACGCGGCGGGCGACGCCACGTGTCTGGCCCGCATCGCGGCGAAATTTCGTTTCCGCGGCACAAGCGCCCACGCGGCGGCCTCGCCCGAGCAGGGGCGCTCGGCCCTGGATGCCGTCGAGCTGACGAATCATGCTTCGGAGCTGTTGCGCGAACACACGCCCGACCTGACCAGGATTCACCACGTGATCACGGCCGGCGGCGGCGCGCCGAACGTCGTGCCCGACTTTGCCGAAGTGTGGTTTTACGTCCGGCATCCGCAGGCCGATGTTGCAAAATCGGTTTATCAACGCTTGTTGAAGTGTGCCGAAGCCGGAGCGCTCGCCACCGAAACGAAGCTGGAAGTCGATTACCTGGGAGGTACGCACGAGCTGGTGCCGAACGATATCCTGTCGCGGATTACGCTCGCCAACCTGCGCGAGCTGAACGACCTGAGCTTTACGCCCGAGGAGGAGCTTTTCGCGGCCCGCATAGCCACGACGCTCGCGAAACCGGCGCCGCTCGATGGCCTGCGCGAGGTGACCGACTTCAAAGGAGGCCAGAACAAGGGTTCGACCGACGTGGGCGACGTCTCTTGCGTGGTGCCGACGACCGGCTTTTCGACCGTCTGCTGGGTGCCCGGCACGCCGGGCCACAGTTGGCAGGCGACGGCCGCCGGCGGAACGACGATCGGACGCAAAGGCATGCTGCTGGCGGCGAAAGTCTTGGCGGCCACGGCTTACGACCTGAGCACCAATCCCGAAGCGGTGGCGGCCGCGAAAGACGAGCTGGCGCGGCGCGTCGGCGCCGAGGGTTATCAGACGCTGCTCGTGCCGGGGCAAAAGCCTCCTTTGGATTATCGCAAGGCTCCTGTCGCGACCAGCGTGGCGGAGTGA
- a CDS encoding NAD(P)-binding domain-containing protein has protein sequence MSQLPYSCIIGAGSSGITTAKALLERGLPFDCFDRSDDVGGNWYFNNPNQVSSAYRLLHIDTSKSRMQYSDFPMPENYPNYAHHTQVLAYFRSYADHFGVRKRVTFNTGVEHATRDPDGLWRVRLSTGEERRYDALFVCNGHHWDPRWPEPAFPGTFDGAAIHSHYYRDAEDFRGKNVLILGMGNSAMDISVECSYVANKVFLAARRGAHIIPKYLLGRPADKWVIPWLPWWLGRKFLAPLLRLQVGRMEDYGLPKPDHKLFEAHPSVSSVILDRIAHGDIVPKPNIAALEGKRVRFVDGSSEPVDAIIYCTGYKVSFPFFDEDFISAPDNDLPLYLRIFKPEIDNLFFMGLFQPLGAIFPATEKQACLAGEYLCGRYALPTADAMQKAIETDRQAMFRRYVKSKRHTMQVDFDAFMAHLKREMNAGARRAAANGNRLPIAARARADAAGAPASSVPAPHSELPRGTRQPTADGR, from the coding sequence ATGAGCCAACTTCCGTATTCATGCATCATCGGCGCGGGTTCGAGCGGCATTACGACTGCCAAGGCACTGCTCGAACGCGGTTTGCCCTTCGACTGTTTCGACCGCAGCGACGACGTCGGCGGCAACTGGTACTTCAACAATCCCAACCAGGTCAGTAGCGCCTATCGGTTGTTGCACATCGACACGTCGAAGTCGCGGATGCAGTACTCCGACTTTCCGATGCCGGAAAACTACCCGAACTACGCCCATCACACGCAGGTACTCGCTTACTTTCGCAGTTATGCCGACCATTTCGGCGTGCGCAAGCGCGTGACCTTCAACACCGGCGTGGAGCATGCCACGCGCGATCCCGATGGACTGTGGCGCGTGCGCTTGTCGACCGGCGAAGAGCGACGGTACGACGCGCTGTTCGTCTGCAACGGGCATCATTGGGATCCGCGCTGGCCCGAGCCGGCTTTTCCCGGCACCTTCGATGGCGCGGCGATCCACTCGCACTATTATCGCGACGCCGAGGACTTCCGCGGCAAGAACGTGCTCATTCTCGGCATGGGCAATAGCGCCATGGATATCTCGGTCGAGTGCAGCTATGTGGCGAACAAGGTGTTCCTCGCCGCCCGGCGCGGAGCCCACATCATCCCGAAGTACCTGCTCGGTCGCCCCGCCGACAAGTGGGTCATACCCTGGCTGCCGTGGTGGCTGGGCCGGAAGTTCCTTGCGCCGCTCTTGCGATTGCAGGTCGGTCGCATGGAGGATTATGGGCTGCCCAAGCCCGATCACAAGCTTTTCGAGGCGCACCCGAGCGTGTCGAGCGTGATCCTCGACCGCATCGCCCACGGCGACATCGTCCCCAAGCCCAACATCGCGGCCTTGGAGGGAAAACGCGTCCGCTTCGTCGACGGCTCGAGCGAACCGGTCGATGCCATCATTTACTGCACGGGCTATAAGGTGTCGTTTCCGTTCTTCGACGAAGACTTCATCTCCGCGCCCGACAACGATCTGCCTTTGTATTTGCGGATCTTCAAGCCCGAGATCGATAACCTGTTCTTCATGGGGCTGTTCCAGCCGCTGGGCGCGATCTTTCCCGCGACCGAGAAGCAGGCGTGCCTGGCCGGTGAATACCTGTGCGGGCGTTATGCGCTTCCCACGGCCGACGCCATGCAGAAAGCGATCGAAACCGATCGCCAGGCCATGTTCCGCCGCTACGTGAAATCAAAACGGCACACGATGCAGGTCGATTTCGACGCTTTCATGGCGCACCTCAAGCGCGAGATGAACGCCGGGGCGCGACGGGCCGCGGCCAATGGCAACCGCTTGCCCATCGCAGCGCGTGCGCGCGCCGACGCTGCCGGAGCACCCGCTTCGAGCGTACCCGCCCCGCATTCCGAGTTGCCACGCGGAACGAGGCAACCCACGGCCGATGGCAGATAG
- the yegS gene encoding lipid kinase YegS, with product MADSSRSQPRTLHVIANGKIAGDPRLREAVRVVRERGHQVCVSVTWEAGDAASLVGAAAIASADGVVAAGGDGTINEVVSGLVGLSQSSSPPNRLPALGIVPMGTANDFARGCGVPTDDLTEALLNVAEGVATPIDAGRVNGRTFVNVATGGFGTQVTVETPPEVKRLLGRVAYLVSGVVSIGRLQARTIRVRAPDFEWQGATYVFAVGNGRQAGGGFQMCEHALLNDGLLDLMIVPDVPYDQALDLLRELLSPPPHTNYQSVIYRQVPWVEISSTAGLAMNLDGEPLQAENFHFEMAPQAISCYLPADAPLVRADQALSPRG from the coding sequence ATGGCAGATAGCTCCCGATCCCAGCCGCGCACGCTGCACGTTATCGCCAACGGCAAAATCGCCGGCGATCCGCGCCTCCGCGAAGCGGTGCGCGTGGTGCGCGAGCGTGGGCATCAAGTGTGCGTCAGCGTAACCTGGGAAGCAGGCGACGCGGCGAGTTTGGTCGGCGCTGCCGCCATCGCGAGTGCCGACGGCGTCGTCGCCGCTGGCGGCGATGGCACGATCAACGAAGTCGTCTCAGGCCTCGTCGGTCTTTCACAATCGAGTTCGCCACCCAACCGGCTCCCGGCGCTCGGCATCGTCCCGATGGGCACAGCCAACGACTTTGCCCGCGGCTGCGGCGTACCGACCGATGACCTGACCGAAGCGCTACTGAACGTGGCCGAGGGCGTGGCGACGCCGATCGACGCGGGCCGCGTCAACGGGCGGACCTTCGTGAATGTCGCCACGGGTGGTTTTGGCACCCAGGTCACGGTCGAAACTCCGCCGGAAGTGAAACGCCTGTTGGGGCGCGTGGCCTATTTGGTTTCCGGCGTGGTGTCAATCGGCCGGCTGCAGGCGCGGACGATTCGAGTCCGCGCGCCCGACTTCGAGTGGCAAGGCGCCACGTACGTGTTCGCCGTCGGTAACGGGCGGCAGGCGGGCGGCGGCTTTCAGATGTGCGAGCACGCGCTACTCAACGACGGACTTTTGGATCTGATGATCGTGCCCGACGTTCCCTATGATCAGGCACTCGACCTGCTGCGTGAATTGCTGTCGCCGCCGCCCCACACGAATTATCAAAGCGTGATCTATCGGCAGGTCCCCTGGGTCGAGATATCTTCTACGGCCGGGCTGGCCATGAATCTTGACGGCGAGCCCTTGCAGGCCGAAAACTTTCACTTCGAAATGGCGCCACAGGCCATCTCGTGTTATCTGCCCGCGGACGCGCCCTTAGTGCGCGCAGATCAGGCCCTTTCGCCGCGCGGTTAA
- a CDS encoding DUF2071 domain-containing protein encodes MATIVEEMDRAAPAERPGGRLAGYHHWHDLLFVHWRVEPDVVAPLLPRGVTLDTFDGSAWVGLVPFSISGLRPWWFPALPGVSAFNEINVRTYVHYRGRDPGVWFFSLDATNSLAVRVARWWWGLNYHRTAMNVRVTGAVAHYEAARRGGGRRAGAQLVAEIGPLLGADERDRPLPPGRTLPGTLEHFLLDRYILYSQAGDGPLYQGIVHHAPYVIHEASLLACRQTLLPANGIFGAPLPCHAAYCPGVEVEVFPLRRV; translated from the coding sequence ATGGCGACGATTGTCGAGGAAATGGATCGTGCCGCGCCCGCCGAGCGCCCTGGCGGACGCCTGGCGGGCTATCACCATTGGCATGATCTGCTGTTCGTGCATTGGCGCGTCGAGCCAGACGTTGTAGCACCGCTGCTGCCGCGCGGCGTGACGCTCGACACGTTCGACGGTAGTGCCTGGGTCGGCCTGGTGCCGTTTTCGATTTCTGGCCTGCGGCCGTGGTGGTTTCCCGCACTGCCAGGCGTGAGCGCATTCAACGAAATCAACGTCCGCACCTACGTCCATTACCGCGGTCGCGATCCGGGCGTGTGGTTCTTCAGCCTCGACGCCACGAACTCTCTGGCTGTGCGCGTGGCTCGCTGGTGGTGGGGCTTGAACTATCACCGCACGGCGATGAACGTGCGCGTCACCGGCGCCGTGGCGCATTACGAAGCGGCCCGCCGCGGCGGCGGCCGCCGGGCCGGCGCACAACTCGTGGCCGAGATCGGCCCGCTCCTGGGCGCCGATGAACGCGACCGCCCGCTGCCGCCGGGCCGCACATTGCCGGGCACGCTCGAACATTTCTTGCTCGATCGCTACATCCTGTACTCGCAAGCCGGCGACGGGCCACTCTACCAAGGCATCGTGCACCACGCGCCGTACGTGATTCACGAGGCGAGCCTGCTGGCCTGTCGGCAAACGCTGCTTCCCGCCAACGGGATTTTCGGTGCCCCCCTGCCCTGCCACGCCGCGTATTGCCCCGGCGTCGAGGTGGAAGTGTTCCCGCTGCGTCGCGTGTGA
- the hemW gene encoding radical SAM family heme chaperone HemW: MPPRAAYIHVPFCRHHCGYCNFTVVAGRDDLIEQFLAAIERELSVLETPRAVDTLFIGGGTPTHLPPPALGKLLAIIRRWFALAGGGEFSVEANPADISPEIVGGLVEHGVTRVSLGAQSFNTDKLKVLERDHGPDTIRAAVEDLRAANVQVSLDLIFAAPGETLAGWQDDLAQAMALAPDHVSTYGLTFERGTTFWGRRARGELRSADEELERDMYLTAIDTLTGAGFEHYEVSNFARPGHRCRHNEVYWAGEEYYAAGPGAARYVGGRREMNHRSTTTWIKRVLAGESPVAESETLSPEDRAREGLVLALRRREGIARDEFAARFGYSIGALGGASLTDFTAHGLIEDDGRTLRLSRAGLLVSDALWSKLLRR; this comes from the coding sequence ATGCCCCCTCGCGCCGCTTACATTCACGTCCCGTTCTGCCGGCATCATTGCGGGTATTGCAATTTCACGGTCGTGGCCGGCCGCGATGATCTGATCGAGCAGTTCCTGGCCGCGATCGAGCGCGAGCTGTCCGTTCTAGAGACACCGCGCGCGGTCGACACGCTGTTTATAGGCGGCGGCACGCCGACGCATTTGCCGCCGCCGGCGCTGGGCAAACTACTGGCAATCATCCGTCGCTGGTTCGCGCTGGCGGGCGGAGGCGAATTCTCGGTCGAGGCCAACCCGGCTGATATCTCGCCTGAAATCGTCGGGGGCCTGGTCGAACATGGCGTAACCCGCGTCAGCCTCGGCGCGCAATCGTTCAACACCGACAAGCTAAAAGTGCTGGAACGCGACCACGGGCCCGACACCATTCGCGCCGCGGTCGAAGATCTGCGGGCGGCCAACGTACAAGTATCGCTCGATTTGATCTTCGCGGCTCCTGGTGAGACGCTCGCCGGCTGGCAAGATGATCTGGCTCAGGCCATGGCGCTCGCGCCGGACCACGTTTCGACCTACGGCTTGACGTTCGAACGCGGCACGACCTTTTGGGGCCGCCGCGCGCGAGGTGAATTGCGATCTGCCGACGAGGAGTTGGAACGCGACATGTACCTGACCGCCATCGATACGCTGACCGGAGCGGGCTTCGAACATTATGAAGTCTCGAACTTCGCCAGGCCCGGCCACCGCTGCCGGCACAACGAAGTCTATTGGGCGGGCGAAGAATATTACGCCGCGGGGCCGGGCGCGGCACGCTACGTCGGCGGCCGCCGCGAAATGAATCACCGCAGCACGACGACCTGGATCAAACGCGTGCTGGCCGGCGAGTCGCCGGTGGCCGAATCGGAAACGCTTTCACCCGAAGATCGGGCCCGTGAGGGGCTGGTGCTGGCTTTGCGCAGGCGCGAGGGAATCGCCCGCGACGAATTCGCCGCCCGCTTTGGCTATTCCATCGGTGCGCTCGGCGGCGCGTCGCTCACTGATTTTACGGCGCACGGATTGATCGAAGACGACGGCCGCACGTTGCGGCTTTCGCGCGCGGGGCTGCTCGTGAGCGACGCCCTGTGGTCGAAACTTTTGCGGCGCTGA
- a CDS encoding SGNH/GDSL hydrolase family protein: MKYLNPGPVATLVALLLTTAALAADPSAERWGKAIAAFEEQDKQSAPAQEGIVFIGSSSIRLWDLKKGLPDLPCVNRGFGGSHMADSAYFADRIIIPYRPRVVVVYAGGNDIAAGKSPEQVADDFQALVKKVHVALPQTKIYFVSLFPTVARQKLDDKMKQVNTLIEQFTKSDPRLGYIDTRTRMTAADGGPRPELLRADNLHMNDAGYAIWNEIVGPIVNAAYKAAEK; this comes from the coding sequence ATGAAATACTTAAATCCCGGTCCCGTGGCAACGCTTGTTGCCTTGCTGCTTACAACGGCCGCGCTTGCGGCCGACCCAAGTGCCGAACGCTGGGGAAAGGCCATCGCGGCCTTCGAGGAACAGGACAAGCAATCAGCGCCGGCCCAGGAGGGAATCGTCTTTATCGGTAGCTCCTCGATCCGACTGTGGGACCTGAAAAAGGGGCTGCCTGATTTGCCGTGCGTGAATCGCGGCTTCGGCGGGTCGCACATGGCCGATTCGGCCTACTTTGCCGATCGCATCATCATCCCCTATCGGCCACGCGTTGTGGTCGTGTACGCCGGAGGAAACGACATTGCCGCGGGCAAATCGCCCGAGCAGGTAGCCGACGATTTTCAGGCGCTCGTGAAGAAAGTACACGTCGCCCTGCCCCAGACGAAGATCTACTTCGTGTCATTGTTTCCCACGGTTGCCAGACAAAAACTCGACGACAAGATGAAGCAGGTCAACACGCTGATCGAACAGTTCACCAAGTCCGATCCGCGCCTTGGCTATATCGACACGCGCACCCGTATGACAGCCGCCGATGGCGGGCCACGCCCCGAACTATTGCGCGCCGACAACCTGCACATGAACGACGCAGGCTATGCGATCTGGAACGAGATCGTGGGACCGATTGTCAACGCAGCTTACAAGGCCGCAGAGAAATGA